The Lolium perenne isolate Kyuss_39 chromosome 6, Kyuss_2.0, whole genome shotgun sequence genome segment TGGTGACATTCACAAAGCACAACCAGAAACCTCACATGGGCAACATTGCACACTTGGAAACTCATATTGTTACAGTTTGAATCGATATACAGCCTTCTCAAATGAGTAGTCAGTATACATCCAGTGTTACAGACCATATGGAGCAAATTTATTCAGAAGATCATTTTTATTTCATGTTAACAAGCAGGCAAAGCTAATTACACTGTCTGTCTATCAGATGGTGATGACCCTACATCTCTCCAGTGGGAAGTCATGCTCCATCAGCGGGCCAGTTGACGTCGACACCAGGAAACCATCAACCCTGGCCGCCGTGTCGACATCGACCGTCACTGTGCTCAGCCCCCTGCCAATCACATAGATCTTCCTACCGATGGCCACAAGATCACATGGGGAGCGCGTGAGCCTGTCCGACAGCCTGCCTAGCATCACCCACTCATTGGTCTCGTTCAGCCACATCATCAGCTTCGTGCCCAGGGACTGGTCGAGCATGTAGAGGGTACCATCATCCAGAACAACAGTCGGGCCAGACCAGCACAAGGCAATCTCATTCGCCATGCCCCTCCAGGTCTGGGCAACAGGGTTGTATATCCCAGCGAAGTACATCCTGTTCCAGGCAGCCTTGTGGATGGTCACCAGCTCACCGCCCAAGGCCACACACTTGACTATGTCAGGGGTGAGCATTGGATTCTTGTGCGCAAACCAGGAGTCTGTGGCTTTGTCATAAATGTCCCAGGAATTAGGTGACTTGTCCGTCAAATCTAATCCACCAGTAACATAGAGCTTGTCTTTCAGAGCTGCTGATACAAAATAACACTTGAAACCATTGAAGCAGTGTGCATGTGAGTGGTCCATCCTATACCCACAGGAATAGCACGCTACATATGGAACAAAAAATAAAATACACTGAAGAACTATGCCAGTACAAATACCTAGCAGTAGGCATGGGAGCTGCTTTGCTCCAGGAATTTGAAGAAGCATCATAACAATACACTTCATCATTAGCATCCTTTAGCCAGCTACAACCACCCAACAGGAATAACCTCCTGTCCAAGGCCTCTATGGAAATGCCTTCACGCGCTGAGCATGGAGGTTCCATGACTCGGATGACTTTCAAGGTACGAGTTGCAGGATCAGGAGCAAGAACATAGCACTTGCAGCCAGTACCCCTACATATCACATATATCCAAGACTCGTCCAAATTGTTCCGCTTGCGGTACGAGTGCCACTCTTCACTGCATAACAATGCTTTCCATCTCCTTGAGACACATCTGAGAGCATTATGACACTGCCGAGGAACCCTTGGTAAGCAAAGAAGGGCAATCTCATCAGGAAGAACATGTAAAAGTCGGGGTCTCAAGGACAGCAGATTCCATCTTCCTACAGGTCAGCTTCCAGGGATGCACTACTTTGTAGGATCCTGACAAAGAATAAAGCAGATGAGAACACTGCTGGTCTACTTAAAGATATAATGATAGGAACATTGTGGTACAAAACATAGAACATCAATTCTGGTCTACTAAAAGAGATACTAATACTAAAATTGTGGTACAAAACATAACCATTATTACTCACATAACTAAAGATAAAATGATTTGAGTAAAATGGAAGGATAGATTAAAACATGCCACTATTGCATAGTGAGATTGTAAAACAAAAGCATAAAAAATAATGAACATTATACTAGTGCAAGAATATAGGAGAACAAAGACAAGCAACTAAGCACAAAATAACCTATTGTTCAGAGATAATCAGCTACAATAAGGCACAATATTCTAAGAACGCATATAAATATAAATACAATACCAATACTGAGAGGGAGCACAACTTTTCAAAACAAGTGCCTGTTTTGGATATATCATGATTGACCAAAACAAAATTATACTTGTCAATTTTATAAGAAACAAATAATACTATATTATTTATTCACATTGTTTAGGCACGTTTGCTCAAGAACATTAGATCAGTTTTGGATGTACAACCAAAAGAAGAAGCATTTATTCAAGAGCCATCCTTCAACACCAGAGTTTTTCATTTTATTCTGCTTGTTTGCTGTCAAGAAGTCTTTCATTTGAAGAAGCACATACATTTGCATTGATCAGGTGAATGCTATGAGCCACAAGAATACCATGCTACATATGCAACAGAAGATGAAGTAAACAGAAGAAAATGAACTATGCCAGCATGAATACCTAGCAGTAGGCATGGGAGCTGCTCTGCTCCAGGAATTTGAAGAAGCATCATAGCAATACACTTCATCATTAGCATCCTTTAGCCAGCTACAACCACCCATGAGGAATAACCTCCTGTCTAAGGTCTCTATGGAAATGCCTTCCCGGGCTGAGCATGGAGGTTCCATCACTTGGATGACTTTCAATGTACAAGTTGCAGGGTTTGGAGCAAGAACATAGCATTTGTAGCCTGTGCCCCTACATATCACATATATCCAAGACTCGTCCAAGCTGTTCCTCTTGCGGTAAGAGTGCCATTCTTCACTGCATAACAATCTCTTTGATACACATCTAAGAGCAATATGACACTGCCGAGGAACTCTTGCTAAGCAAAGGAGAGCAATCTCATCAGGAAGACCATGAATAAGTGGTGTCTCGAATACAGCAGATTCCATCTTCCTACAGGACAGCTTCCAGCACTGAATTACTTTGAAGGATCCTGACACCGAATAAAGCAGATAAGAACACTGTTTGTCTACTAAAAGAGTAGGAACAATTGTTTAGGCACATTTGCTCAGAATATTAGATCAGTTTTGGATGGATAATCAAGGAAGAAGCACTTATTCAAGAGCCATATTTCTTAGATACCGTCCTTATGACTTCTTCACAGCAAACAAGcagaataaaataaaaaaactctCAACAAGTATTATCAGTTAGCATGTGTTTGAACAACTCTAACAGCAACACGATGATCTGGTGAATGCTATAAGGCCTAGTGTTCTTTGAAGTGAGACAAATGTAAATATAAATCATAAAAGCTGTATTAATTGTTCACACACATTTGCTCAGAATCTTTGATCAGTTTAGGGTGTATAATCAAGGAAGGATCACTTTCTCAAGAGACACCTTTCTCAGATACCGTCCTTTTGATTCATCACAGCAAAATAGAATAAAAAATGAATACACTGTTGTGATATTAACTCAATAAgcagaaaaaatccaagaaatacaacCCAAGCTGATAACCTTCCATCCTCTTGCACACACATGGTCAAGAGTTCATTTATTGACCATTTATCCTTATGTGTGTTGTATGAGATCTTAAAAGGCCCATACTGAGGAGGTAAAGAATTTAATATGTAGTGCACAAGGAATGAATCAGAAAAAGTGCACTGAAGTCCTTTGAGCTGAGATGCAACGTCTCGCATTTCCATGATATGTTCACGAATGGAACCACCAGAGTGCTTTAAGGAAGATAGCTTAGCCATGAGTGTGCTTGCCAATGCTTTATCAGAGCTAACAAACTGCTGCTCAATTGAAGTATGATACCCTTTGGTAGTCTCAGAGTCCGGAATAGAACTCCTGATGTTCTTTGCAATTTGTGACTTAATGAACATCAGACTGAGACGATTTGAGCGCTGCCATTTTTCAGAATGGGCAATCTCATTAGCAGTACTTGCATCCGTAGGAGCAGCAGGTTTGTCAACCCTAAGGGCTAAATCCAAATCAGCACACCCAAGCGAAAGCAAAAGTTTCTCTTTCCAATCAGAATAATTCGAGCCATCAAGAACTGGAAGCGCTACAGGTACGATAGGGGATGACATAACAGAAGAACTTGCAGTAGCTGGTAAATAAAAACACATAACATGTGAATTAATAAACtgcagaaaaacacatccacacaAAAGCTTAATATATGTACCGTTCTTTCAAGTGAGAGAGTACAAAAATTAGATGTGTTTTTTATCATTTGCTCAGAATATTTGATCAGTTTTGGATGTATAATCAATGAAAGGGCTTTCAAGAGCTAACTTCCTCAGATAACGTCCTTATGATTTCATCATAGCAAACAAGCAGAAAAAAAGTAATGAAAAACAAGACTCCTTACTCATTCTTGAACAAGTTAACAGTATATCAATGATCCAGGGCCCACAATAAATATTTGTAAGCTAACGATAGACAAAGAAATTATATTAGTAAATTTAATTGTTTATGCCTGCTTGCTCAGAATATTAGATCAGTTTAGGATGCGTAATCAAGGAAGGAGCACTCTTTCAGGAGAGCCCCTTCTCAGATACCGTCCTTGAGATTCATCACAACAATCAAGCATTGAAAAGTAAAATCCAGAAACACTATTTTGTTCAGAGCAGATTTGTGGTAATGGCCGTCAGATAGGAGCGAAAGACTATTTTGTTCAAGTAATCATGGTTTGATCACCTGAACTATGCACTTGTGATCATCATTCGACCTAGACAAATCCATTGCTCCAGAAAAAAACAAACTACTGAAGGAAACGAGTTTATCCTTATTAAAAAATGGACAATACGTTTATAAATAGCAGGAGCATGCCAATTGCCCCAGAAGCCATTCATTAAAAATCGTACTTATTTGCTCAGAAAATATGATCAGTTGAGGATGTATAATCAATGAAGGAGCGCCTTTACAAGAGCTACCTTACTCAGACACTGTCCTTGTTGATTCAACAGAGCAAACAAGATGGTTGCACTCTTAATTTCAAGCTACCTTACTCGAGATGTATAATTTCAAGGAAGATAAATGAAAGATAAAGATAGCAGTCTGCTCTAAAGCATGAAGAGCACAGGATTTGATTTTCATTTCAGAAAaaagcatgtgtttgctcagAATATATGATCAGTTTAGGATGTATAATCAATGAAGGAGGACCTTTTCAAGAGCTCCCTTACTCAGATACCGTCCTTGTGATTCATCACAGCAAACAGGTAGTTGTGCTCATAATTTTAAGATAGATAAAAAAAAGATAGCAGTTTGCTCAAAAAGCACAAACAACTAGTTAACTCATCCTAATTTCAGGATTGCCGTGTTTGCTCAGAATGTATGATCAGTTTAGGATGTGTAATCAATGAAGGAGGACTTCTTCAAGAGCTTCCTTACTCAGATACTGTCCTTGTGATTCATCATAGCAAACAGGTAGTTCAGCTCATTATTTCAAGATAGATAACATGAAAAAAAAAAGGATAACAGACAGCTCTGAAAGCACAAGATAACTTTGCATGCGTTTGCTCAGAATATATGATCAGTTTAGGATGTGTAATCAAGGAAGTCAGCCTTTTTCAAGTGCTAGCTTACTCAGATACCGTCCTTGCAATTCATCACAGCAAATAAGCAAGCATATCCGATTAACTTAATAGCCATGAAGTAAATGAAGTATGTGTGAAGCAACCCAC includes the following:
- the LOC127308840 gene encoding F-box/kelch-repeat protein SKIP4-like, producing MEPPCSAREGISIEALDRRLFLLGGCSWLKDANDEVYCYDASSNSWSKAAPMPTARCYFVSAALKDKLYVTGGLDLTDKSPNSWDIYDKATDSWFAHKNPMLTPDIVKCVALGGELVTIHKAAWNRMYFAGIYNPVAQTWRGMANEIALCWSGPTVVLDDGTLYMLDQSLGTKLMMWLNETNEWVMLGRLSDRLTRSPCDLVAIGRKIYVIGRGLSTVTVDVDTAARVDGFLVSTSTGPLMEHDFPLERCRVITI